TTTATCAATTTCTCGAAGCCTACAAACACATTGGTTCGGGATCTTCCAGGTGGAATCAAGCAACAGGTCTCGCTGGCGGCTTCCATTTTGCACGATCCGGAAATTGTATTTCTCGACGAGCCTACTGCCGGCGTAACACCAGCGGCAAGAGCGCGATTCTGGGCGCTTATTCGAAAGCTCTCTGGCAACGGGAAAACCATTTTTGTAACGACTCATTATATGGATGAGGCTGAGCAATGCGGTCGAATCGCTCTTATGCGAGCTGGTGAAATCATTGCGCTTGATAGTCCAGAGAATCTTAAGAGGAATACCTTCCCTGATTCACTCTTCGAACTTGATCCGCGAGGTGTTCTTCCTGAAGACATGTTGAGTCGTCTTCATACCCATGACGCTATTAGCTCTATTGACAGCTATGGGATGCGGTACCACTTAACAATTCGTGATCCAAAAAAATGGGAAGACCTGCGTGAGGACCTTGCAGGCTTTTTTTCAATTCAGGAAATTCAGCCATCACTCGAAGATGTTTTCATTCGCTTGGTTGAGGGAGCGTCGAGATGATTTTTGAGTTCAGCTTAAAACGAGCCCTTTCGATAGCAAAAAAGGAGAAATTCCATATTCTGAGAGACCCATTTACACTGGCGATGGCAACGGTCCTTCCTGTTCTTTTGGTGCTTATCTTTGGTTTGGCTATTGAGTTTAACGTTAAAGATATCGGACTGACCGTACATGATTCGGACCGCACGTTTTCATCGCGAAAGCTTGTAGAGGTTTTCTCAAGCTCACAATATTTTGAAATTTCTCAAAACCAAAGCTCAACAGAAGATGCCATTAAGAATCTCGATTCTGAGCAGTCAAAAGCTATTTTAATCATTGAACCCGAATTCGAGCACAGCCTTCTTTCTGATGGCGGTGCAAAAGTGCAATTTTTTTTAGATGGTGCTGATAATTCCACAGCTGGTGTTATTCTTGGATACCTAGGAGGAATTCAACAAGCAGCAACCCTAAAGCTTACGGGACACGAGGGGCCGTCGTTTTTTCAATTAAAAACTCGGTATCTATTTAATCCCGAGCTCAGCAGTCCCTGGTTTGTCGTGCCAGGATTAGCCGTTGTTGTCATTGCGATTCTCTCAATTCTGTTAACGGCTCTGACGGTCGCGAGAGAGTGGGAAAATGGCTCAATGGAACTTCTGCTTTCGACGCCCGTTCAGCCTCTGGAGATTATCATAGGCAAACTTATACCATATACAATCATAGGCTTGGCCGCTGTTTTACTTGTTGTGACTGTCGCTGTTTTTGGATTTGGAATTCCATTTTCTGGAAGTATCTTCCTGTTTGGGTTCGGAAGTTTTATTTTTCTTATTGCATGTCTTGCCCAAGGGATGCTGATTTCGGTTTTGATCCGTACCCAGCAGCTCTCAATGCAAGTTGCAATGATTACGGGCCTTCTCCCATCGCTTTTACTTTCCGGATTCATTTTCCCAATAGAAAGCATGCCCACGGTGTTCCAGAACTTTACATCTATTCTGCCATCAAAGTGGTTTATGATTATAAGTCGTGGAATATTTTTGAAAGGCGCGGACCTGATCGATCTCAAAGTTCCATTTGTCGGTCTTTTTCTTTTAAGCTCAATTCTGATTGTCGCGGCCACAAGAAAATTCAAGAAGGATCTCGAACCATGAACTTTTCTGCCTTTGCAGCCGTCATTGGTTTTTTGAGAAAAGAATTTTCTCAGGTGCTGCGAGACTCACGGATGCGCATAATTCTTCTGGTGATTCCCGTGATGCAAATGGCGGTCTTTGGACTAGCTATTTCTACAGAAGTAAAAAACATAAAGCTCGGAACCGCCTACAACCCGAATGACACTATATTGAGACGCATTGAAGAAAGAAGCTTTTCTTCAAAATGGTTCATCCCTGCAGTTGGTAGGGGAACTTCTAGTGACGCTAATGCCGACCCCTTAGAGCAAATTCGCTCGGGTCGGGCTGATGTGGTTTTG
The window above is part of the Deltaproteobacteria bacterium genome. Proteins encoded here:
- a CDS encoding ABC transporter ATP-binding protein codes for the protein MKNLSAVSVDVSELTVKFGDFVAVNNISFSVGTGEIFGFLGANGAGKTTTIRVLCGLLVPTSGRVQISDVSFEEGSEAMKSKVGYMSQKFTLYNDLTVDENFAFTASLRKLPRLTLNKRKDELLEFINFSKPTNTLVRDLPGGIKQQVSLAASILHDPEIVFLDEPTAGVTPAARARFWALIRKLSGNGKTIFVTTHYMDEAEQCGRIALMRAGEIIALDSPENLKRNTFPDSLFELDPRGVLPEDMLSRLHTHDAISSIDSYGMRYHLTIRDPKKWEDLREDLAGFFSIQEIQPSLEDVFIRLVEGASR
- a CDS encoding ABC transporter permease; the protein is MIFEFSLKRALSIAKKEKFHILRDPFTLAMATVLPVLLVLIFGLAIEFNVKDIGLTVHDSDRTFSSRKLVEVFSSSQYFEISQNQSSTEDAIKNLDSEQSKAILIIEPEFEHSLLSDGGAKVQFFLDGADNSTAGVILGYLGGIQQAATLKLTGHEGPSFFQLKTRYLFNPELSSPWFVVPGLAVVVIAILSILLTALTVAREWENGSMELLLSTPVQPLEIIIGKLIPYTIIGLAAVLLVVTVAVFGFGIPFSGSIFLFGFGSFIFLIACLAQGMLISVLIRTQQLSMQVAMITGLLPSLLLSGFIFPIESMPTVFQNFTSILPSKWFMIISRGIFLKGADLIDLKVPFVGLFLLSSILIVAATRKFKKDLEP